One stretch of Oncorhynchus clarkii lewisi isolate Uvic-CL-2024 chromosome 1, UVic_Ocla_1.0, whole genome shotgun sequence DNA includes these proteins:
- the LOC139414038 gene encoding serine-rich adhesin for platelets-like: MDPVMRALLAEMCLEIVRFVSEAILEVIIPAIFRFVRIYSHVSPVSGKSLTESERSSSTNLKVRKRGSSKSSRSCTAKSSSSRNGSQTLLPNTQGDGESISSEPLSDFFGITEDSLLTGVQDSFKESLNNVLCIQREGQVDTQSLSRVIVGEVSKKVNSIISVAIQTPISGRMSPVIFASGGVSSTKVVEEMVSGVSNILQMYINGKSVEQSVVLREDGVEVDMTHLTGQVMTALSGTVLNFSNKEENEPDKRELLCVVADHMKRLEACKSPEEMLKQGESNLNIKGTKSSLRLSTQSMDRLLTEEFQTKAIESIREIVKRFRGCASCCSGTTSSSPTPRIGEIRDLMIDPEASEFLSTFVSDMDNLTQSIRASCSPAQSEQILLENHQSKIWSYTVGCYYDMKNTLKRLLTCPEKGDLASTFVESTKDSFTMVPTLCLDIGHSSNGEADTSDTISCKPLLITSSSMNEQKGQSETPKPLLALKKYLQDQVLLDTAKAIASQVLVLYKTEVMEKFSSSVGECDSEESLEAILFVDGIMSDLNDFTSSCSASPSELLDSEQCLSHLTFPLGLQDSTTNSESTQSLPVINMKKLSSVSFQTKARKAVSEALRSVNPFTNSLLGDSEASKLLDTFVTDVETIVQSMQAHDSENFKMSKVSTLSAARIIYHRFREMLRWFLTPCQDSVKVIDGVTPIHNETLKQAPSESLDSQVTCNSDSLEIQADLQTCTKEVISQILTVYHSEESMEECISSLKGDTEDLSKLLDAVVSQIDVLAASKSYLFVYDYAVNTQDNLHGEINNIEEEASSRSLKSTAFDKLCTEEFQTKASHMAGGILQSGLIGIVNTNLDGRSADICAESSNESDVKILQKSGTPSLFTSSLHTNSAASNIVISITKDLNSFTQMTKMSDASVSGQLERSLSASTLPVSVHNGANVKGNIIWPGTVNLFNNVFTKVKDFFAQQQPVLLDNVVEAPKHAESICRTATSTQMTYSEHEGSQTSMVNYSKTLISQTLMTIQRRVSMSERMSTSEKGLLTRSIVGSMLEDVDMVRTDGNEIHRPSSSKSSLSITSAMTRGSQSDFTNSLPGTPVPNEWPVEIYCPIIRSSVIDMSDSSTHSQGSTNYTRQTISAIVDTVMEVIPREDTEHIATADDVISFTRRLARLSPRDGLQNFSHELTDKVYELIKSHNTPQALFVPAGKSVSDSILLKLKTGLNASEESREFPSDLVYSFATESIKRLLQQIVFWLPPPTQGSDFCQTVISDGSLQDTSQLIPSSSAISISSSQVYCDTKSLFTNIMVNQVMDTCSVASSSSEELSELMNIINGLSPTDAGTLDSDRPALMTTSRQSSAKSLPRTSLSGSSTHNGGTVDIQVLGEVESKMDNKDLEMCSVSVHPSTPSAMDSDTHASFDSTGNDYTSLVLLLIVRLLSMITPITLLESSDIGETSRVLTKRILSEFCGTSGLEPTQAYPQNLKIKKIFKAVYKGLLQEFGSEKMLQVAMKSTDYAFDDALVKSLTRELLTKCNEASSSPPSMTQLSSHNALGSDEVGNSGLPTTGRKEKKRGRFSSLCGLNPKVHMSSKYKL; this comes from the exons ATGGACCCT GTGATGAGGGCATTGCTTGCAGAGATGTGCCTGGAGATTGTGCGGTTTGTATCTGAGGCCATCCTGGAGGTCATCATCCCTGCAATTTTCCGTTTTGTACGGATATACAGCCATGTGTCTCCAGTATCCGGCAAGTCTCTGACAGAATCAGAGAGATCCTCTAGCACAAACCTGAAGGTTCGCAAGAGAGGCAGCAGCAAATCCTCAAGGTCTTGCACGGCCAAATCAAGCTCCTCTCGTAATGG GTCTCAGACATTGTTGCCAAATActcagggagatggtgagtctaTTTCATCTGAGCCACTCAGTGACTTTTTTGGGATCACTGAGGACAGTCTCCTCACTGGTGTCCAGGATTCCTTCAAAGAGTCGCTGAACAATGTCCTCTGTATCCAAAGAGAGGGCCAGGTAGACACTCAAAGTCTATCCCGGGTTATTGTTGGAGAAGTGTCAAAGAAAGTCAATTCCATCATCTCTGTGGCCATCCAAACTCCCATCTCTGGGCGAATGTCCCCTGTCATTTTTGCCAGTGGTGGTGTCTCCAGCACCAAGGTGGTTGAGGAGATGGTGTCTGGCGTTTCCAACATACTTCAGATGTACATTAATGGGAAGAGTGTTGAGCAGAGTGTTGTTCTCAGAGAGGATGGTGTTGAGGTGGATATGACACATTTAACAGGACAGGTCATGACAGCCCTCAGTGGCACTGTTTTGAACTTCAGCAATAAGGAGGAAAATGAACCCGACAAGAGGGAACTGCTTTGTGTTGTTGCTGACCATATGAAGAGGCTTGAAGCTTGTAAAAGTCCTGAGGAGATGCTAAAACAAGGAGAGAGCAACCTCAATATCAAAGGTACCAAATCTAGTCTTCGTCTGTCAACACAAAGTATGGACAGACTACTCACTGAGGAGTTTCAGACCAAGGCCATTGAATCGATCCGGGAGATCGTTAAAAGATTCAGGGGTTGTGCATCATGTTGTTCTGGCACTACATCATCTAGTCCAACTCCTAGGATAGGTGAGATCAGAGACCTTATGATTGACCCTGAGGCTTCTGAGTTTTTAAGTACCtttgtttcagacatggacaatcttACCCAGTCTATCAGGGCATCCTGCTCCCCTGCACAGAGTGAGCAGATCCTTCTTGAAAACCATCAAAGTAAGATCTGGTCTTACACTGTTGGTTGTTACTACGACATGAAAAATACGCTGAAGAGACTCCTTACCTGTCCAGAAAAAGGGGATCTCGCAAGTACATTTGTGGAGAGCACAAAAGATTCTTTCACAATGGTTCCAACTTTGTGCCTGGACATCGGTCATTCCAGTAATGGTGAGGCTGACACATCGGACACCATTTCTTGTAAACCACTTTTAATAACCTCCTCATCTATGAATGAACAAAAAGGACAAAGTGAGACCCCAAAACCTCTCTTGGCTCTCAAAAAGTATTTGCAAGACCAAGTCCTCCTTGACACCGCAAAAGCGATTGCCAGCCAGGTTCTAGTCTTGTATAAGACTGAGGTGATGGAGAAGTTCTCATCTTCTGTTGGAGAGTGTGATTCTGAAGAGTCTCTGGAGGCCATTCTATTTGTGGATGGCATCATGTCTGACTTGAATGATTTCACCAGTTCTTGTTCCGCCTCACCATCTGAGTTGTTAGACAGTGAACAATGTCTCTCCCATCTCACTTTTCCACTTGGTCTGCAGGACAGCACCACCAACAGTGAatctacccagagtcttccagtTATAAATATGAAGAAACTCTCCAGTGTGTCTTTCCAGACAAAGGCTAGAAAGGCAGTGAGTGAAGCTCTGAGATCTGTCAACCCCTTTACAAACAGCTTACTGGGAGACTCGGAAGCATCTAAATTACTGGACACTTTTGTAACAGATGTGGAGACTATTGTTCAGTCCATGCAGGCACATGACTCTGAAAATTTCAAAATGTCAAAAGTGAGCACCCTTTCTGCTGCTCGTATTATATATCATAGATTTCGAGAAATGCTGAGGTGGTTTCTCACTCCCTGCCAAGACTCTGTAAAGGTCATCGATGGTGTTACACCAATACATAATGAGACTCTCAAACAGGCTCCTAGTGAAAGTTTAGATTCTCAGGTGACTTGTAATAGTGATTCTCTTGAAATCCAAGCAGACCTTCAAACCTGTACCAAGGAGGTCATTAGTCAGATCCTCACTGTGTATCACTCCGAGGAATCCATGGAGGAATGCATATCTAGCCTAAAAGGAGATACAGAAGACCTGTCCAAGCTTTTGGATGCCGTTGTTTCTCAGATTGACGTCCTTGCCGCCTCCAAATCATATTTATTTGTTTATGACTATGCTGTCAATACACAGGACAATTTGCATGGTGAGATCAACAATATTGAGGAGGAGGCATCCTCTAGAAGTCTTAAATCCACAGCCTTTGACAAACTATGTACTGAGGAGTTTCAAACTAAAGCCTCACATATGGCTGGTGGGATCCTTCAATCAGGGTTAATTGGCATTGTAAATACCAACCTTGATGGTAGAAGTGCAGACATTTGTGCAGAGTCCAGTAATGAAAGTGATGTCAAAATCCTTCAGAAGAGTGGAACTCCATCTTTGTTCACCTCTTCTCTGCATACCAATTCTGCAGCATCCAACATCGTCATAAGCATCACTAAAGACCTTAATAGCTTCACCCAGATGACTAAAATGTCTGATGCTTCAGTGTCTGGCCAGTTAGAGAGATCCCTGTCAGCTTCAACCCTTCCTGTCAGTGTTCACAACGGGGCCAATGTGAAAGGAAATATCATTTGGCCAGGCACTGTTAACCTGTTCAACAATGTGTTCACCAAGGTCAAGGATTTTTTTGCCCAGCAACAACCGGTCCTCCTAGACAATGTGGTTGAGGCCCCCAAACATGCCGAATCCATATGCAGAACAGCTACTTCTACCCAAATGACTTACAGTGAACATGAAGGCAGCCAGACCAGCATGGTAAATTATTCCAAAACCTTAATTAGTCAGACTCTGATGACAATCCAGAGGAGAGTGTCTATGTCAGAGAGGATGAGCACCTCAGAGAAAGGCCTCTTGACTCGTTCCATCGTGGGCTCCATGTTGGAGGATGTTGACATGGTGAGAACTGATGGAAATGAGATACACCGGCCATCCTCCTCAAAGTCCTCCCTGTCCATCACCTCTGCCATGACCAGAGGGTCCCAGAGTGATTTTACAAATTCTCTTCCAGGCACTCCAGTCCCCAATGAGTGGCCTGTTGAAATCTATTGTCCTATCATTAGGAGTTCGGTCATTGATATGAGTGACTCCTCAACTCATTCACAAGGGTCAACAAATTACACAAGGCAAACCATTTCTGCCATAGTTGACACTGTTATGGAGGTCATTCCAAGAGAAGATACGGAACACATAGCAACTGCAGATGATGTCATTTCTTTTACAAGGAGACTTGCGAGACTCAGCCCCAGGGACGGTCTTCAGAACTTCTCACATGAGCTCACTGACAAAGTTTATGAGCTCATAAAAAGTCACAACACCCCCCAGGCTCTTTTTGTGCCAGCTGGCAAGAGCGTGTCTGACTCTATTCTTTTGAAGCTGAAGACAGGATTGAATGCTTCTGAAGAATCCAGGGAGTTTCCATCTGACCTTGTGTACTCCTTTGCTACGGAGTCAATAAAACGTCTGCTACAGCAGATTGTCTTCTGGCTTCCTCCACCAACACAAGGATCCGATTTCTGCCAGACTGTCATCTCTGACGGTTCTCTGCAGGACACAAGTCAGCTTATCCCGAGCTCTTCTGCCATCTCCATTAGTTCCTCACAGGTTTACTGTGACACAAAGAGCCTTTTCACCAATATAATGGTCAATCAGGTCATGGATACCTGTTCTGTGGCCTCCAGTTCATCAGAAGAATTATCAGAGTTGATGAACATAATCAATGGGTTGTCCCCAACTGATGCTGGAACACTTGACTCTGACAGACCGGCTCTCATGACCACTAGCCGTCAGTCTAGTGCCAAATCATTGCCTAGAACCTCTCTGTCTGGCAGCAGCACACACAACGGTGGAACTGTGGATATTCAAGTTTTAGGAGAGGTGGAATCCAAGATGGACAACAAAGATCTGGAGATGTGTAGTGTCTCTGTGCATCCATCAACTCCATCAGCCATGGACTCTGATACACATGCATCATTTGACTCCACTGGCAATGACTACACCTCTTTGGTACTTTTACTGATTGTTAGATTGCTGTCAATGATCACCCCTATCACATTACTGGAATCCTCTGACATTGGTGAAACATCAAGAGTTCTCACAAAGAGGATTCTGTCTGAGTTCTGTGGCACCTCAGGCCTTGAACCAACTCAAGCCTACCCCCAGAATCTGAAAATCAAAAAGATTTTCAAGGCTGTCTACAAGGGGCTTCTTCAAGAATTTGGGTCAGAGAAGATGCTCCAGGTTGCAATGAAGTCAACGGATTATGCATTTGACGATGCCCTGGTCAAATCATTAACTAGGGAACTACTAACTAAATGCAATGAGGCTAGCTCTTCACCTCCCTCCATGACCCAGTTGTCATCACACAATGCACTTGGCAGTGACGAGGTAGGTAATTCTGGGCTTCCAACAACTGGTAGAaaggaaaagaagagaggaagattcAGCTCTCTCTGTGGACTCAACCCAAAGGTACATATGTCATCAAAATACAAattataa